tatgtgaaaattaattattatgaataataaatatttgataacaatttttgtatcttagttctttttaaaaattttatattattaaaagatattaaaaatcacattaaatatataataaaaaacatttatatttttttatatcttatattttgaatttttcaaaacgtctataaattattagaaatttgaaaatcaccactcttaaaattttgtgatcaatagattatttttttgtcataataagttacaaatgataataaaattgtattaatatgaacttttatttaatattataagaagatacacatgattttaaaaccatatgagtaaaaaatatcatttaataataaaacatatatatatatatatatatatatagattaaactatataccataagattacataaatattttaatattaaaactttcaatgaattttcaaaaacatttataaattataaacttattaaagatttcacattgaaaattttgttatcgatgatttaaatattcagttataaaacgatatgaatgatcatagaagtgtatgattataaattctcatttaataaatgactatataaaatatactattcttaaaaaaataggttggttcatcttaacttacattatattttttattaaactaactatcgaatattcgaattgataaataatctaccaaatattgtttttgcactttccttaattagaagctacgaaattacctaatatgattaacgtatatatgaaaattaattattatgaataataaatatttgataacaattttggtatcttagttctttttttaattttatagtattaaaagatattaaaaaatcacattaaatatataataaaaacatttatattttttcttatatgttatattttgaatttttcaaaacgtctatatattattagaaatttgaagattctcactctgaaaattttgtgatcaatagattattttttttgttataataagttacaaatgatcataaaatataacgcatatgaatttttatttaataaatattcaaactaaataatatatatatatatatatactaatgatttaaagcaacaagattggctgatcaatttagttgtccagttgaaatctttcaaaagtatgtgaaagactaaagtcaaagtaaatatgaatttagaatagtagttatattttactaaccaaaataccgaaaaaaaccgaacagaatcgaaaccaacccgatatctggattgaacacccctaatccaaatgaagccaaactattgtttcattttccaaaatataataaaaataataacttaattccgcgcaaggcgcgggtcttatcctagttatattgtaaaatcaaaacgttgtatataaaaaagttaaacctaatcttgattgattgcaaaataaaatcaaaaaggaatggcataataaatttttttgaatccCTTAACTCTTGCAACAAATTTTTTCATGATGAAATTAACATAAATGGTGATAAACATTAAATTtggaaatttatttaattatttccgGTTAAGTTTGAAgtcaaatatcatttaatatggACTTCTTTTAAATATGGAGATTTGTTGATAGGGCCTTTGTCAATTTACAATCTATCGGTTCGTATTTTCCGAGATTTGAGTCACTCGATTCAGCTTCCAATCTTCTTAGGTATTGTGATTGAGTTTAGTTCACAAAATATGGATATCTCAAGTGACGAAGAGTTAACCCAAACCATGTATTTTGACTCATTATGGATATTAAGGTTTAATAATTGGTCTCTTTTACAATTTCGAGTCCTAATCAGtccattaaattataaaattcatattacTTACTTTTTTAACCTCATATTATTtacttcaatttatttttattcttctaCAATTTTTATGTACTCCAGaaccaatataattttaataaaatataacaatattttttctggacaactaaaatataacaatataatttcgatattttagtttattcatcccgcgcaaggcgcgggtatCACCTAGTATAATTTTAAATGGGCAGTAAAGGGTTAAACATGCTTAATGAATATCTCGAATagctttggaaaaaaaatattttgtagtcATAAATATCCTAACGGCACAGTTATAATACTTAACAAAATTATGGAGATCTCAAAAGGAGGATATTGTTTTAATGGTATCGATATATATTCATTTAAGTAAATAGCAATATTTGATTGGTAgttaatactaatttttatatattttaaattaaaataaaaaaaaagcaaaggcatgacattgtaaataatttcagaaACTAAGGGCAGAATCCTAATAGGAAttatgctttaatagtatagatagaacACATCTTACTACTGGGACACTTTGTCCAAGCTTTTCAACATAAGTGAAAAGATAAAATGTCAATTCTACCCTACTTCTTctcaacgataaaaataagagaaaaagacaaaaatagcactaaatcaagtttttgttcccaaactagtactcaaggtcaaaagtcacaaaatagcattcaatgtttatcaaaagtcacaaacttagggtttagagttaaagggtggggtttaggatttagggtttagggtttagggtttagagtttagggtttagggtttagggtttagggtttagggtttagggtttagagttgagaaatgaggttttggggataagatttcaaattttgaaaaataaaaaaaattgaaattttcaaaggataaacttagaaaggtgctattttggtcattttagtttcggagtgctatttttgtgatataaacttagaaaggtgctattttggagatttgccctaaaaaaaatcataattactTTTTATGTCTCGTCCCACCACaacctcttcttctcctccgcCGCCAACCACTAATCCCAGATCTCCTCATCTGTCTTCTATTCCTCCTTTTCCTCAATTGTCTCCTCCCACACCTGTTATTACCCCCTGGATCCCCTATTTGATACCCTTCACCTTCGGTATCAAAACTACGGCGGCGACGGAGGAGTCTCCTTGGATTCCATCTTCATTGTCTCCTTCTTCGGATGGATTATCAACAAAAGTGGTGGTTGGTAACTCCATCGGAGGAGTCTCTTTTCCTGCGATAGTGATTGTGGTTTGTATTATTTGTAAGAAGAAACGAAAAAGCGACGATAAGGTGTTTACTATGCTCTCCCTTTCACATCCTCCTGGTCCCAAAGGTATTAACTTCTTAGAGagttacaattttgtttttgttatgaaCTGGTTAcaatgtttcaatttttttccaaatttgaaAATCTTATTTTAGGATTTGGaatgttattgtgtttttcAGCTGGAGGACTTTATGATGGACATCAACAAAATGGCGGCCACAAAACGCAATACCGCCGTCAGATCATGTTCAGACGTCACCACCACCACGTAAGCATCCATCTCCACCACCGCCTTTCATGAGCAGAAGCGGCGGCTCCAACTACTCAGATTGTCTAGTACTTTCTCCACTCTTTCCATGGCTTGTGCTACGCTTCTCCAAAGCACTTTCACATAAGAGGAGCTAGCTAGAGCCACCAATGGCTTATCTGAGGCAAACTTGTTAGCACAAGGCAAGTTTGGTTACGTACACAAAGGTGTGTCCCCTAGTGAGAAAAAGTTGTTGTGAAATAGTTGAAAGTTGGGAGTGGACCGAGTGGTCAGAGATAAAGAGTTTCATGCAGAGGTGGACGAAAATTAGACAAATTCTTGGGTCCATTGTACATTGTACATAATATCCATGTAACCTTTTTGAAATGTGTCCAATGTACATAATATCCatgtacacatatatacatttttaacatTTGCATTTTACCATTATTGGCATTCAAATTTACACTTGCTTACAAACACTCAACTGTATTCGGTCATctttaaataaccaaaaacatgCACGTCATTTTGTGAATCTTTTTCCAATTGTACGTATGGTGGTTGTGAGTTGAAAATCATGTTCTCATCATGTTCCTATGGAGGAGATCGAGAAACCAATGTTGTACATCACTAAACTCAGAATGGTATAAGAACGCATGGCGTTAGGGTTATATATATGTGAATCTCTAGTCATTAAAATGTCCACATGTACACTCCAGTATATCGTACACATGGACGCCACTCCTCATCTCCAGTCATTAAAAGGATTCATCTTTTAAGTGAGTTCACGGCAAAAATGAACCATAGTATGAATGACTTTTATGCAAGTAAAGAATTTTGTGGACTGCGTAAATAATGGCGTACATGTGCATTAAATTACAACAATGTACACGTGTACCGATTGATATGTGTACATATGTATACTTTTGATAAGTAAAATTATTGTACACTCCAGCATATCGTACACATGGACGCCACTCCTCATCTCCAGTCATTAAAAGGATTCATCTTTTAAGTGAGTTCACAGCAAAAATGAACCGTAGTAAGAATGACTTTTATGCAAGTAAAGAATTTTGTGGACTGCGTAAATAATGGCGTACATGTGCATTAAATTACAACAATGTACACGTGTACCGATTGATATGTGTACATATGTATACTTTCGATAAGTAAATGGTCGCAACTCTGTGTGTAGCCCACCCATTCACCTTTCACATGCTTATCTTCACTTTCTTCCCATGCTCCTCTTGAAACAAAAGTAGTAACCTATGATTCAGTACTCTTCAATTAGTTGGAGTTAAAACAAAATTCAGAactaaataatttgatttataataaaaaaatcttttaatggtgaaaaaatacatttttatagtAACAGCTCAACTGAATCAAGACTTTGATTTTTAAACAAATGTTCAAACATCGGAAGTTCCAAAAAATTTTGGTTCACTAATTATCAGATGAGATGAGATGGGTAActcacaaaagaaaaagagtttctCTGAAGTATCAAACTTTAATCGGTGTTTTGTAGGTAGAAGTTATGCAACTTATATTTGGAGGGGAAGGTGTTGGGTGCTGATTGTGAACCGACCTACCAGAAAAAAAATCTTCGAACGGGATTTTGAAAAAACTCCGACCCCGGCCGTCGGAAGCCAACATCTTCTTTGTCGTCATATTCATGTTTTTTCACGGTTAGGAAGGATTGACCcgtggaaaaaaaagaaagctttATTGTTTGTTTAGAACAGAAGAATAGAGAGAAGATGAGATAGGACGTGAGAGAGAATGACAAACTGAATTTATTTTCAGATTCACGTGCAACAACAAGAGAAGACTTAAGTTGAGGACACTTTAGTCTTTTTAACAACATAAACTACGTACTTTAGTAGCACAAAGTGTTCTAAGGTGTATAAAATGTTGAAAAGTGTCTTATAATGTTAAAAACCCTATTACAAAATGGTGGTTCCCGGTTTAATCGAAGCTTCTTTAGCGGTTAAATAAAATAACGATTAAAACAGTGGCGTATAATACAGCACATGACTGACACATGCTCTACAAACCGGACGTGTGACACATTGTTATTAGGGCCTTCATTATTATAAACCTTTTCGAAAATGCGGTCGCCTAGCCGTCTAATTCGGAGGTTGACCACGGCGAATATGAGTAAATCGGTGAAGCAAGGCGATGACCCGCGCCTTGCTCTGTGTTGATACAGTTCTATTTTCCGATGGTTGTCGCTACGCTTGCTGAATTTGGAATGAACTTGAAGGATACTGTCATTGAGGATATAATCGACAAGGTTAAGTTTTTTACTTTTCATATTTCTCTTCGCacaatgtctttggttgaaagTGATGTCTTGAGTTTTGATTGTTCAGACCTTTGAGGAAGCAGACACAAAACATGATGGAAAGATCGATAAGGAAGATTGGAGAAGCCTTGTTTATAGACATCCCAGCCTTCTCAAGAACATGACTCTTCAGTATCTCAAGTGATTTTTCTATTTATGTAACCGGGTTTGAATCTATGCAACATCATTGcctatttagtttccttttgaTGATATGTAATAGATAAAGGTCTTGATCTTGTTTTGTGTGTGCTTTGTAGGGATATCACGACTACGTTTCCAAGCTTTCCGTTCCATTCTCAGGTTGAAGATACCTGAAGATTAACAAAGGCAAGCAGCAagactttatgtttttttttttgttcatttgttTCATTGAGCTTTTTTGTGAAGCAATATACATAATTCATTTGTTTCTCTCAACTCCTATGTTTTTattgagttttgtttttgtgaAGCAAACTTCATTTCGATTTCGCATCTTTGATCAGGCCTATTTGTAGATACAACGtttgcatctttttttttttttttttttgtaactctggtatctgggcagccacattcccaactatcccccgtagggggtccagcgccccaacggaagggatgttaaattCGCTGTGGCCGGGGCTCGAAGTCGTGATAGTgggcacctcagccgaggttTCTTTGTTCGAACTTCTCTTTTTTATCTACAAATAGGCCTGATCAAAGATGCGAAATCGAAATGAACGACCTTACTTGAACAAGACAACGTTTGCATCTTGATACGATATATaaagttttatgtttatttgATCCAACCAAGTAAATTAAAGGGGGTTTACTTCAATCTGTGTTTTTATTAACAAGATAATGAAGACTAGGTAAAATCCGCGGTTTAAGCTGGAATTGTTAAGATATTAACTTTGTAATAAGTCTGTATTAGTAacatctttactcttttttttaaatatcaaaatacaattgattttcaaaaacaattatctttatgaaaatatatcaaaaaaaaattgttgtatttatttttattttgtatatataattatattctttacaatttattattatttgtgaaataatttttaattctaaGTCCTTTCGTTAAAATTAGGGGTTGACGTTCAAATTCGGTTCACATGTCTATTCAATTATAGAGTTTTTGAGATTAAATATTTAAGCTCTATTcgggtatttataaattttagtttgaaTTTGGTTTGAATTTTTGCAGCTTAATTCAGATTATCACccgtttaaattatatttaaaataatttaaattcatatacacttaatttttcaaaatccaaaaatcaaaacaatatataacatataaatttgaataatagtAAATCtatcatttttcatattttgttttgttgtttataATCCTATGTGTATACTCTTAATGGCTTATAGCCTCaattttatatagtaaataaaatgatgatttaatatatttttggtgtttttaaaatattatgtgaaCATTATCAATTATTAAAAACGTCAATTTTGGGGTATATTTATactttacattttaatttatttcttgtGTCTTGTTGCACTTTGTTTccataaaaaaaatccaatcttGATCTTGCTAAGGATCCGAGACTGAAATGCTATGAATGATCTAGTATCGAATACTTGTAATAATATCAGAGAAAAAAAAGTTCTCATGTGCTTCCAGACcttcaacttatatatatagtataggttatttttattagcataaagcctaaagtttgaAAATCacgaataaaatttatttacttaaaatgttttgaaagccactacaagaaaatgtttccataacaacgaagatttacgacgaaaatatttcgtcgtaaatttacatggtgtttacaacgcagttacgaggagaccaactttcgtcgtaaatgccatgtaaatttacgacgaaatattttcgtcgtaaaatccatgtaagtttacgacgaaaatacgtggaatgagaaatacgtcgtaatcgttacatcgacattacaacgaaacatgttaccgttatatttaggtgaaaacgtgtattcaatgtgctttaacttacctaatttcgtcgtaaagtcgttgtaaatattatgttaaaaccatataaaatccatgtaaaacattccttgtaaaatcgttgttgtatttcaactacccaactcaaaaatttctctatatatatgtcatttcccacaactctcttcctcacaacacacaaacggaaaaaaaaaatctgaaaaaaaagatttcaaaaaaaaatctaagaaaaaaatggccggtggcggtagtatttacgagttacggagttggatgtatttgcacaaagattccaacgggagggtgacgaacgcatttctgagtgagctagagacattcatgcaccaggcggactgtacaccgatcacgcaggaaagcggtaagatgttctgcccctgtcggaaatgcaagaattcaaaatttgcacgtagtgaaactgtatggaagcatttagtaaacagaggatttacaccacagtactacatttggtatcaacatggagagggttatgggggaaattaAGCttgtagtagtaataataatttttaggatgctcatcatagtgaagaaccgaatcatttgcataatgaatataattatcatcaagatcaggagcagatggtagatcatgatagggttcaagatatgattagtgatggatttttagaaacaactacaacaatagctgatggaactggaaatgtagaagaacctaatttggatgcaaaatttttttatgaaatgctagatgctgcaaatcaaccaatctacactggttgtagaaaaggtctctctaaattgcctctagcagctaggatgatgaatattaaaacggatcataatttacctgagaattgcatggatgcttgggcggagttgtttaaagagtatttgccagaagacaacatgtctgctgaatcttattatgagattcagaaattggtttatagtcttgggttgccttcggagatgattgatgtttgcatcgacaactgcatgatctactggaaagaagatgacaagttagaagagtgtcgattctgcaaaaaaccatgattcaaaccgcaaggccgtgggaggaatagggtaccgtaccaaaggatgtggtacctaccaattacagacagattgaaaagattatatcaatctgagaggactgctgcgtcgatgaggtggcatgcggaacatgtccagagagatggtgaggttgcacatccatcagacgcaagagcgtggaaacatttcaactaggtacacgcagattttgctacaaatatttggaatgtctatcttgggttatgcaccgatggatttagtccatttggaatgtctggtagacaatattctttgttgccagtcattcttacgccgtacaatttaccgccggatatgtgcatggaacaagaatttctatatTTGACCATACTAATCcatgggccgaagcatccaaaacggtctcttgatgtttttcttcaaccgttgatagaagagctaaaacaattgtggtcagaaggggtgagggcgtacgattgttccttgaaaaacaattttacgatgcgagcagttctgctgtggacgataagtgatttccctgcttatgggatgttgtctggctggacaacacatgaaagattatcttgtccatattgtcttggatcgacagatgattttcaactgaagaatggcaggaagagttgttggtttgattgtcatcgtcgctttcttccacttgcccatccgtacagaagaaataagacattgtttcgacacaaaaaattgtcagagacagtcctcctccatatctcaccggccagcagatcgaagcagacattgattattacggagctcaggaaacagttaaggttggaggaaattggcatgttcctggaaatatgcctgaagggtatggtgtctctcacaattggcattcgaagcggacattgatttgtcaagtggttaaaatcacaggtacgcaatatatctcatacattgattaattaagtaagtgttttgatacttcaatattaattaagaatatctgctttttgcaggttgattatgacgatccttattatcccgtatggtttcacgaattggttcaaggtccagttgcaaaggtcaccacatcacctatgtatttcacacgatgatttacctttcacacatacgagtatgggagacatcggacaacgagtaactacgaaatatgtgtgaaaggtgaaacagacttttacgggatcttgcaggagattattgaagtggaatttccggggttattgaagctaaaatacGTCCTCTTttaatgtgaatggttcgatcttgttgtgaaccgagggattcggtataacaaatttggtgttgtggatgtcaattttgggattttaaaattttttaaaaaataataattatttttcattttatttttatatcaattttcaaaatgttttatatattacattattttatttataatattttatttttattaacttaatttatttgatattggtttctattttattttgaaatacacaatttttgaaaatactaacgtttttgaaaataataaattaaaaaaatattttttcatactTTGATTGCTTGCTTTTAATCCTATGTATATATTCTCGGGAAAAAGGTCATTTCATAACCAACATATCGCATATCGCAATATATTCAATTCATACTCGACTTATATCACCATGCCAAAACATACCGGAACTTTTGAAAACTTCAAATAACATACCTGTTGTTTATCCTTTTGGCGAACTCGTACATCGGTCGCCACATCAGCTGCCATGTCATCTAAATTTGCTGACGTGGAATCTAAGTCCTCTAATTTTGTTGATGAGGATGCCACgtgtataaattttctttttctaaaaaataaccGAAAtagttgttttataaaaataattatttagaaaatgtaaaatttataaatttttacatttagtaaaattaaaattaattaaataataaattttaatcttatatgAGAGATATATTcgtaatattttataatcaatttacatcataattttttttaaatggagcgttcgggtacccgttagGTTCATGACGGGTTTTCGGATTTTGGTTCTATTTTGTAACGCGTTCTACGACCCATACTCGTATTTTTGTAAGTATGGATCAGGATCAGATATAATACATCGAGTTCAGTCATTTTTCTATCACATCCCAGAACCCATAAAGTAACCGTATATCGTTCAAATTTGAGTTATATTGGATCGGTTCGGTTAACCCaaagtaaaatctaaaatttaagagaaaatcataagaaatatatacttatgaAGCAACAATAGCATTGAACTTAAATCATTACAACACATATGTAActcttaataattatttttacaaaacgactattttggttattttttagaatttgtttttgtatatgTCAGCAAAATTAGATGACTTAGCATTCACGTCAGCAAAATTTAGATGACGTGGCAGCTGATGTGGCGATCAATGTATGATTTCGCCAAAATTAGATAAATTGAACATATTGtgatatgttggatatgaaatGTCGTGTATATTCTCAATGACTTATAGCcttaacttttatatagtaaataaatgttatttgtgaatattttttttagcatATAGCCTAAAAtttaaatcatgagttaaatttatttacttaaaatattttgaaagtcttgcattcttaaaaataataattattttgtattttatgtttatgttaaatttcgtaaatattctatatattaagttaatttatttataatgttttccTTTTGTTAACTTGACTTATTtgatattgttttatattttgaaataacttttttggaaatattaaaatttttgaaaataatataaactgtaattattatttttcatatattaattAGTTGTTTTTCATCGTATGTGTATATTCTCAATGAGTTATAGcttcatttttatatagtaaataaaatgatgattaGCATATTTTggcattttaaaaatattattcgaACATTCTCAATTATTTATATCTTTACTTATAcatattatatgatatttatgaatattttcatTAGCATATAgtctaaaatttgaaaattatgaattaaatttatttacttatatttttttgaaagtcttgcatttttaaaattaattattattttgtgtttatattatatgtttaatttgaaaaatattttatatattaagttaacttATTTATGCTGTTTTACTTTTGTGAACTTAActtatttgatattaaaatctattttattttgaaacaaacgatttttggtaatattaacatttttagaaataacaaattaaaatgttGATTTGTCATAGTATGATTAGTGGTATAGATTCGCAGAATGCGaaatatattgtaaaatattatatatatatatatatatatatatattttgaacttttaaaataataacaaaagatgtgtaaaatatattttaatgatttggtcaaatataattgtaaaactACTTCATTTTTCAATTCAAATATGATAAACGTTtctaaatatttgaaatcaaaaatatatatactatataaatatatatgttaaatgaAACTTCATGTTCATAtgaatttatgatcatttgtattgtaaactattaattacaaaataatttatgtgatatttttaatagttttagtaatttataatcattttaacAAAATTCAATATAAATAGTGTTTTATGATATGGATCTgtcggttgaaccggtaaacctAGTGACCCTTATAATCCAAGcttgatttaataaaaaaaattaaataaaaatctaataaaacttataaacccACCATTaatccttaaatccatgttggTTTACCCGGTAGAAacactaaaaaaatttgataatatttttttaaaaaataattaaacttatCATACACTAGTTTTTAATAGAACATAAAATTGAATAAGTTATTTGATTTGTCATATAACCTATAAACtacttttattttcatataacatgattatttttgaaagaaatcttaattcataaattttggaatgattattttaaaGTTACATTTGTGAGTTttgtaattaaa
This genomic stretch from Brassica napus cultivar Da-Ae chromosome C9, Da-Ae, whole genome shotgun sequence harbors:
- the LOC125592944 gene encoding proline-rich receptor-like protein kinase PERK1, encoding MSRPTTTSSSPPPPTTNPRSPHLSSIPPFPQLSPPTPVITPWIPYLIPFTFGIKTTAATEESPWIPSSLSPSSDGLSTKVVVGNSIGGVSFPAIVIVVCIICKKKRKSDDKVFTMLSLSHPPGPKAGGLYDGHQQNGGHKTQYRRQIMFRRHHHHVSIHLHHRLS